One region of Ornithinibacter aureus genomic DNA includes:
- a CDS encoding substrate-binding domain-containing protein, whose product MSEPRGGRHRSDGQRRTETRRTAGGRGQHASARTSRRGRAAAVVAGILVLAVGGGYAVQRLVSDDGAAQAAGAPCDPATLSVVADPAIARALTTATAGLAPGADGCVSVTVTSQPSTTTAAEIARAEGTGLGGSLPDVWVPDSSLWVEKAKATPVGATRLTGDATTVATTPVVIALARSTATELGWPDTQPRWAELAAGSPGIASGSPDPQESAAGLAALLAQTDGRSTPEAVAEVSQRLTVPQAGGRTPAQLVADGTYDAMPTTELDVLTAQTAAGVRGSVVAAYDPALGPALDFPMLLLTTKEGPDTARATAYAALVRALDTDAARQALTEAGLRTPEGELDDSFGAELGVAEGDLVDGERPDGAQVTAALDSWALAGRRSRLLVVVDRSGSMRHPIPGGSIAKSTLAQDSLRRLVGSAAPDSDLGLWSFTTNSPGDDIQALVPLGRLDATVGSVPRREALTTAIGTLTPSLQGDTPLHRAVIASYASAQQDYAYGRLNAVVIVTDGVNDDPGQSISEAAVLSQLRQLYDPMRPVRIITLGYGPEPDLASLQRMADVTGGQAFKGLTEQEASTLLATTLAKL is encoded by the coding sequence ATGAGCGAGCCACGTGGAGGACGGCACCGGTCCGACGGACAGCGACGGACCGAGACCCGGCGCACGGCCGGCGGGCGAGGACAGCACGCCAGCGCGCGCACCTCGAGGCGAGGGCGCGCGGCCGCTGTCGTGGCCGGCATCCTCGTGCTCGCGGTCGGTGGCGGGTATGCCGTGCAGCGCCTGGTGTCGGACGACGGCGCTGCGCAGGCAGCGGGCGCCCCGTGCGACCCGGCGACCCTCAGCGTCGTCGCGGACCCCGCCATCGCCCGGGCTCTGACGACGGCGACGGCAGGCCTGGCTCCCGGGGCCGACGGCTGCGTCAGCGTCACCGTCACGAGCCAGCCCTCGACGACGACCGCGGCCGAGATCGCTCGTGCGGAGGGCACCGGCCTGGGCGGATCCCTGCCCGATGTGTGGGTGCCCGACTCGAGCCTGTGGGTCGAGAAGGCCAAGGCCACGCCGGTCGGCGCCACCCGGCTGACGGGTGACGCGACGACCGTGGCCACGACCCCGGTCGTCATCGCCCTGGCCCGCAGCACGGCAACCGAGCTGGGCTGGCCGGACACGCAACCCCGCTGGGCCGAGCTGGCCGCTGGGAGCCCTGGGATCGCCAGCGGCAGCCCGGACCCGCAGGAGAGCGCCGCGGGCCTGGCCGCCCTGCTGGCGCAGACGGATGGCCGGAGCACACCCGAGGCGGTCGCCGAGGTCAGCCAGCGCCTCACCGTTCCGCAGGCCGGAGGCCGCACTCCCGCCCAGCTCGTCGCGGACGGGACGTACGACGCGATGCCGACCACCGAGCTCGACGTCCTGACTGCCCAGACCGCCGCAGGCGTCCGGGGGTCGGTCGTCGCCGCCTACGACCCGGCTCTCGGCCCGGCCCTCGACTTCCCGATGCTCCTGCTCACGACGAAGGAAGGGCCCGACACCGCGCGAGCCACCGCCTACGCCGCGCTCGTGCGCGCCCTCGACACGGACGCCGCGCGTCAGGCCCTGACCGAGGCGGGCCTGCGCACCCCCGAGGGTGAGCTCGACGACTCCTTCGGCGCCGAGCTGGGGGTCGCCGAGGGGGACCTGGTCGACGGAGAGCGCCCCGACGGGGCACAGGTGACGGCCGCCCTGGACTCCTGGGCCCTCGCGGGCCGCCGCTCCCGCCTGCTGGTCGTCGTCGACCGGTCGGGGTCGATGCGCCACCCCATCCCCGGCGGCTCGATCGCGAAGTCCACGTTGGCCCAGGACTCGCTGCGTCGCCTCGTGGGCTCCGCCGCCCCGGACAGCGACCTGGGCCTCTGGTCCTTCACCACGAACTCACCCGGTGACGACATCCAGGCCCTGGTGCCGCTCGGTCGCCTCGATGCCACGGTCGGCTCCGTGCCGCGCCGTGAGGCCCTGACCACCGCCATCGGCACGCTCACCCCCTCTCTCCAAGGCGACACGCCCCTGCACCGCGCCGTCATCGCGAGCTACGCGTCGGCGCAGCAGGACTACGCCTACGGGCGGCTCAACGCCGTCGTCATCGTCACCGACGGGGTGAACGACGACCCCGGGCAGTCGATCAGCGAAGCCGCCGTGCTCTCCCAGCTGCGCCAGCTCTACGACCCGATGCGCCCGGTCCGGATCATCACGCTGGGGTACGGCCCCGAGCCGGACCTCGCCTCCCTGCAGCGGATGGCCGACGTCACCGGTGGCCAGGCCTTCAAGGGCCTGACGGAGCAGGAGGCGTCGACCCTGCTCGCCACGACATTGGCGAAGCTGTAG
- a CDS encoding ABC transporter substrate-binding protein, whose amino-acid sequence MPNRDAAAGGALAGHASRLGGPTRRAALTGLGGALLAACTDGGSGDPSPSATPTALPTPTPLPSAQRRLVWATWPEYIDVDDSGSQRPSLDRFTAETGIPVTYEEVIEDNEEYVATIADDLAAKRPVGADILTLTTWMTARLARSGQLQPFGPVPNAKNLIPALAAPDWDPQQRLSLPWQAGLTGITYDARRVGRAIGSVEELFTRPDLKGKVGFFTDFNDSIGLTLRSQGNDLATATPDDVSAATALLRDATERGQIAGFYGNDYLEALDSGALVASLGWSGDILQAQADNPYLKFVPPEEGLVIWSDNLVVPAGSLQAATVTALADYYYQPEVAATVAAWVNYICPVQGAQEAMERLDPDLAASPLIFPDSSILDRCYQLPTFAADDELRVRDEFAAMVAASRR is encoded by the coding sequence GTGCCGAACCGGGATGCAGCGGCAGGTGGCGCTCTGGCGGGGCACGCTTCCCGGCTGGGCGGCCCCACTCGACGTGCCGCGCTCACCGGCCTGGGCGGTGCGCTGCTCGCAGCGTGCACCGACGGCGGTTCCGGTGATCCATCACCCTCGGCGACCCCCACGGCACTGCCCACGCCGACCCCGCTGCCCTCGGCCCAGCGCAGACTGGTTTGGGCCACCTGGCCCGAGTACATCGACGTCGATGACAGCGGCTCGCAGCGCCCCTCGCTCGACCGCTTCACCGCCGAGACCGGGATCCCGGTGACCTACGAGGAGGTCATCGAGGACAACGAGGAGTACGTCGCGACCATCGCCGACGACCTGGCGGCCAAGCGTCCCGTGGGCGCGGACATCCTCACCCTCACCACCTGGATGACGGCCCGACTGGCCCGCAGCGGCCAGCTCCAGCCCTTCGGTCCCGTCCCGAACGCCAAGAACCTGATTCCCGCCCTGGCCGCGCCCGACTGGGACCCGCAGCAGCGGCTCTCCCTTCCCTGGCAGGCCGGCCTGACCGGCATCACGTACGACGCCCGCCGCGTCGGCCGGGCCATCGGCAGCGTGGAGGAGCTGTTCACCAGGCCTGACCTCAAGGGAAAGGTCGGCTTCTTCACGGACTTCAACGACAGCATCGGGCTGACGCTGCGTTCCCAGGGCAACGACCTCGCCACCGCGACGCCGGACGACGTCAGCGCGGCCACGGCCTTGTTGCGTGACGCGACGGAGCGCGGGCAGATCGCGGGCTTCTACGGCAACGACTACCTCGAGGCCCTGGACTCGGGGGCGCTCGTCGCGTCCCTGGGCTGGTCCGGCGACATCCTGCAGGCGCAGGCCGACAACCCGTACCTGAAGTTCGTGCCCCCGGAGGAGGGCCTCGTGATCTGGTCGGACAACCTCGTCGTGCCGGCAGGGTCGTTGCAGGCCGCGACCGTCACCGCCCTCGCCGACTACTACTACCAGCCTGAGGTCGCCGCCACCGTGGCGGCCTGGGTCAACTACATCTGCCCCGTGCAGGGAGCCCAGGAGGCCATGGAACGGCTCGACCCCGACCTTGCGGCGAGCCCCCTCATCTTCCCGGACTCCTCCATCCTCGACCGCTGCTACCAGCTGCCCACCTTTGCGGCCGATGACGAGCTCCGGGTCCGTGACGAGTTCGCGGCAATGGTCGCGGCGAGCCGGCGATGA
- a CDS encoding ATP-dependent Clp protease ATP-binding subunit, producing the protein MFERFTDRARRVVVLAQEEARGLNHNYIGTEHILLGLIHEGEGVASKALESLGISLEAVREQVQEIIGQGQQAPTGHIPFTPRAKKVLELSLREALQLGHNYIGTEHILLGLIREGEGVAAQVLVKLGADLSRVRQQVIQLISGYQGGKEGASGGGGSTQGGPAEGTPAGSLVLDQFGRNLTSAAREGKLDPVIGREKEIERVMQVLSRRTKNNPVLIGEPGVGKTAVVEGLAQDIVRGEVPETLKDKQLYTLDLGALVAGSRYRGDFEERLKKVLKEIRTRGDIVLFIDEIHTLVGAGAAEGAIDAASILKPMLARGELQVIGATTLDEYRKHIEKDAALERRFQPIQVAEPTLPHTIEILKGLRDRYEAHHRVSITDAALVAAANMADRYINDRFLPDKAIDLIDEAGARLRIRRMTAPPDLREFDERIAAVVREKESAIDGQDFEKAARLRDDEKNLRADKAKREAEWKSGDMDVIAEVDEELIAEVLAASTGIPVFKLTEEESSRLLHMEDELHKRVVGMDDAIKALSQAIRRTRAGLKDPRRPGGSFIFAGPTGVGKTELAKTLAEFLFGDEDSLIQLDMSEYSEKHTVSRLFGSPPGYVGYEEGGQLTEKVRRKPFSVVLFDEVEKAHPEIFNSLLQVLEDGRLTDSQGRMVDFKNTVIIMTTNLGTRDISKGSLGFSAGPDTRSDYDRMKAKVIDELKQHFRPEFLNRVDDTIVFPQLSQPEIVQIVDLEIAKLDKRLKDKDMGLVLTPDAKNLLATKGYDPVLGARPLRRTIQREIEDVLSEKILFGELKAGEIVAVDATGEGKDAVFTFEGAPKNPDIQDTVVAIEG; encoded by the coding sequence ATGTTCGAACGGTTCACCGACCGCGCCCGCCGCGTCGTCGTGCTCGCCCAGGAAGAGGCCAGGGGCCTCAACCACAACTACATCGGCACCGAGCACATCCTGCTCGGGCTGATCCACGAGGGCGAAGGCGTCGCGAGCAAGGCCCTGGAGAGCCTCGGCATCTCGCTCGAGGCCGTGCGCGAGCAGGTGCAAGAGATCATCGGCCAGGGCCAGCAGGCGCCCACGGGCCACATCCCGTTCACCCCGCGCGCCAAGAAGGTCCTCGAGCTGAGCCTGCGCGAGGCGCTTCAGCTCGGCCACAACTACATCGGCACCGAGCACATCCTGCTCGGCCTCATCCGTGAGGGCGAGGGCGTGGCGGCACAGGTGCTCGTCAAGCTCGGCGCTGACCTCTCCCGCGTGCGCCAGCAGGTCATCCAGCTCATCTCGGGCTACCAGGGCGGCAAGGAGGGAGCCTCCGGTGGCGGTGGCTCGACCCAGGGCGGCCCCGCAGAGGGCACCCCGGCCGGATCGCTCGTGCTCGACCAGTTCGGTCGCAACCTCACCTCCGCCGCCCGCGAGGGCAAGCTCGACCCGGTCATCGGGCGCGAGAAGGAGATCGAGCGGGTCATGCAGGTGCTATCGCGACGCACCAAGAACAACCCGGTGCTCATCGGTGAGCCCGGCGTCGGCAAGACGGCCGTCGTCGAGGGCCTCGCGCAGGACATCGTTCGCGGTGAGGTGCCAGAGACCCTCAAGGACAAGCAGCTCTACACCCTCGACCTCGGCGCCCTGGTCGCCGGCAGCCGCTACCGCGGTGACTTCGAGGAGCGCCTGAAGAAGGTGCTCAAGGAGATCCGCACCCGCGGCGACATCGTGCTGTTCATCGACGAGATCCACACCCTCGTCGGTGCCGGCGCGGCCGAGGGCGCGATCGACGCCGCGTCCATCCTCAAGCCGATGCTCGCCCGCGGCGAGCTGCAGGTCATCGGGGCCACGACGCTCGACGAGTACCGCAAGCACATCGAGAAGGACGCGGCGCTGGAGCGACGTTTCCAGCCGATCCAGGTCGCCGAGCCGACGCTGCCCCACACGATCGAGATCCTCAAGGGTCTGCGCGACCGCTACGAGGCCCACCACCGGGTCTCCATCACCGATGCCGCGCTCGTGGCCGCCGCCAACATGGCCGACCGGTACATCAACGACCGCTTCCTTCCCGACAAGGCCATCGACCTCATCGACGAGGCCGGGGCCCGGTTGCGCATCCGCCGGATGACCGCACCGCCGGACCTGCGCGAGTTCGACGAGCGCATCGCCGCGGTCGTGCGCGAGAAGGAGTCGGCGATCGACGGGCAGGACTTCGAGAAGGCCGCGCGCCTGCGCGACGACGAGAAGAACCTGCGCGCCGACAAGGCCAAGCGTGAGGCCGAGTGGAAGTCCGGCGACATGGACGTCATCGCCGAGGTCGACGAAGAGCTCATCGCCGAGGTCCTGGCTGCGTCGACCGGCATCCCGGTCTTCAAGCTGACCGAGGAGGAGTCCAGCCGCCTGCTCCACATGGAGGACGAGCTGCACAAGCGGGTCGTCGGCATGGACGACGCCATCAAGGCGCTCTCCCAGGCCATCCGTCGCACCCGTGCCGGCCTGAAGGACCCCCGCCGCCCCGGTGGCTCGTTCATCTTCGCCGGCCCGACGGGCGTCGGGAAGACCGAGCTCGCGAAGACCCTGGCCGAGTTCCTCTTCGGCGACGAGGACAGCCTCATCCAGCTCGACATGTCCGAGTACAGCGAGAAGCACACGGTCTCGCGCCTGTTCGGTTCGCCTCCCGGCTACGTCGGCTACGAAGAGGGCGGCCAGCTCACCGAGAAGGTGCGCCGCAAGCCGTTCAGCGTCGTGCTCTTCGACGAGGTCGAGAAGGCGCACCCGGAGATCTTCAACAGCCTGCTCCAGGTGCTCGAGGACGGCCGACTCACCGACTCGCAGGGTCGGATGGTCGACTTCAAGAACACCGTCATCATCATGACGACCAACCTCGGCACCCGGGACATCTCCAAGGGTTCGCTCGGCTTCTCGGCCGGCCCCGACACCCGCTCGGACTACGACCGGATGAAGGCCAAGGTCATCGACGAGCTCAAGCAGCACTTCCGCCCCGAGTTCCTCAACCGCGTCGACGACACCATCGTCTTCCCGCAGCTGAGCCAGCCCGAGATCGTCCAGATCGTCGACCTCGAGATCGCCAAGCTCGACAAGCGGCTCAAGGACAAGGACATGGGCCTGGTCCTCACCCCGGACGCCAAGAACCTCCTGGCGACCAAGGGGTACGACCCCGTGCTCGGTGCGCGGCCGCTGCGCCGCACCATCCAGCGCGAGATCGAGGACGTGCTGTCCGAGAAGATCCTCTTCGGCGAGCTCAAGGCCGGCGAGATCGTCGCGGTCGACGCCACCGGCGAAGGCAAGGATGCCGTGTTCACGTTCGAGGGTGCCCCGAAGAACCCCGACATCCAGGACACCGTGGTGGCCATCGAGGGCTGA
- a CDS encoding amino-acid N-acetyltransferase gives MVRAARTSDVRAIRALVAPQAERRVLLNKEAVAYYESVSDFVVAEIAGAVVGCGALHVLWEDLGEVRTLVVDESALGSGVGSAVLRRLIERARELGLSRLFCLTFETEFFQRHGFEVIEGQAVDPEVYAELLRSYDEGVAEFLDLERVKPNTLGNTRMLRKL, from the coding sequence ATGGTGCGCGCGGCCCGCACGAGCGACGTGCGGGCCATCCGGGCCCTGGTCGCCCCCCAGGCCGAGCGCCGGGTGCTGCTCAACAAGGAGGCCGTCGCCTACTACGAGTCGGTCTCCGACTTCGTCGTGGCCGAGATCGCCGGCGCGGTGGTGGGCTGCGGGGCACTGCACGTGTTGTGGGAGGACCTCGGTGAGGTCCGCACCCTCGTCGTCGATGAGTCCGCCCTCGGGTCGGGCGTCGGTTCGGCGGTGCTGCGGCGGCTCATCGAGCGAGCCCGGGAACTGGGGCTGAGCCGGCTGTTCTGCCTGACCTTCGAGACCGAGTTCTTCCAGCGGCACGGCTTCGAGGTCATCGAGGGCCAGGCTGTCGACCCCGAGGTCTACGCCGAGCTGCTGCGCAGCTACGACGAGGGTGTGGCCGAGTTCCTCGACCTCGAGCGCGTCAAGCCCAACACCCTGGGCAACACCCGGATGCTGCGCAAGCTCTAG
- a CDS encoding DUF305 domain-containing protein, producing MTTPARLVGTARAHTRLLAAAATASLVLFVAACSGDEPAAVVTAPAPTVPVLQPGTPGQPNATITGSAAAPTATVSILPTDERFLSEMIVHHAQAIVMVDAVKGSLEDAEVAAIASRIGDEQRPEIDAMAGYLESHGAQVPPEATNPNLADHGAHSMPGMATEAEIAQLATATGREADRLFLTLMIRHHQGALAMVDEHSDNSMAELVEETVNEISVTQGKQITQMQGMLDRLT from the coding sequence GTGACGACCCCTGCCCGACTCGTTGGCACCGCACGAGCGCACACCCGACTCCTCGCCGCAGCGGCCACGGCATCCCTCGTCCTGTTCGTGGCAGCCTGCAGCGGTGACGAGCCGGCAGCCGTCGTGACGGCACCGGCTCCGACTGTTCCGGTGCTGCAGCCCGGGACCCCGGGGCAGCCGAACGCGACGATCACCGGGTCGGCTGCCGCACCGACGGCGACGGTGAGCATCCTGCCCACCGACGAGCGCTTCCTCAGCGAGATGATCGTCCACCACGCGCAGGCAATCGTCATGGTCGATGCCGTGAAGGGCTCCCTCGAGGATGCCGAGGTGGCGGCCATCGCCTCGCGCATCGGCGACGAGCAGCGCCCCGAGATCGACGCCATGGCCGGCTACCTCGAGTCCCACGGCGCGCAGGTGCCCCCGGAGGCGACCAACCCCAACCTCGCCGACCACGGCGCGCACTCGATGCCGGGCATGGCGACCGAGGCGGAGATCGCGCAGTTGGCCACGGCGACGGGCCGCGAGGCCGACCGGCTGTTCCTCACCTTGATGATCCGCCACCACCAGGGGGCGCTCGCCATGGTCGACGAGCACAGCGACAACTCCATGGCCGAACTCGTCGAGGAGACCGTCAACGAGATCTCGGTGACCCAGGGCAAGCAGATCACGCAGATGCAGGGCATGCTCGACCGCTTGACCTGA